The genomic interval AGTTTTGCTGCTTGTTGATGCCTTTGAAGGGCCAATGCCACAAAACAGATTTGTTCTTAAAAAAGCGCTTGAGTTAAAACTAAAACCAATTGTTGTTATAAACAAAATAGATAGGTCAGATGCAAGGCCAAATGAAGTTATCGATGATGTGTTTGAGCTATTCTTAGAACTTGGTGCTGATGACGAGCAGCTTGACTTTCCAATAGTTTACTGTTCAGCAAGGGATGGAATTGCAAAAACAGAACTTGAGGATGAGTCTATAAGCCTTGAACCATTGTTCAACACAATAATTGAACATGTTCCAGCACCACAAGGTTTTATAGATGAACCACTTCAAATGCTTGTAACCACAATCGATTCAAACGAATACGTAGGAAGAATAGCTATAGGTAAAATAGAAAGAGGAAGAATAAGAAAAAATCAACAGGTTGCAGTATGCAGCACTGACGGAAATATAAGAAATGGTAAAATAGTTACTTTGTATACATTCAATGGTTTGAAAAGAGAAGAGGTTGAAGAAGCAAATCTTGGAGATATAGTAGCCATTTCTGGAATTGCAGATATTAATATTGGTGAGACAATTGCTGATGTTCAAAACCCAGAGGCGCTACCTTTTGTTGAAATAGACGAACCTACTATTTCTATGACATTCAGTGTCAATGACAGCCCATTTGCAGGCAGAGAAGGAGATTATGTTACTACAAGACACTTAAGGGACAGGCTATTAAAAGAATTAGATACAAATGTTAGTTTAAGGGTCAACGAAACTGACTCAACAGATGCCTTTGAAGTTTCTGGAAGAGGAGAACTGCATCTTTCCATCCTTATTGAAACTATGAGAAGAGAAGGATATGAGTTTCAGGTTTCAAGACCAAGGGTTATTTATAAGGAAATAGATGGGGTTTTATGCGAACCAATTGAGTATTTAACAATAGATGTTCCTGAGGAATTTGTCGGTGTGGTTATTGAGAAACTTGGTTCAAGAAAGGCTGAAATGGTTAATATGGCATCAGCTATAAATGGTTACTCAAGATTGGAATTTAAGATTCCTGCAAGGGGTCTTATTGGCTATAGAAGTGAATTCTTAACAGATACAAAGGGTAATGGAATTATGAACCATATATTTTATGGATATGAACCTGCTAAAGGGGATATACCAGAAAGAAGCAGAGGAGTGCTTGTAGCTTTTGAAACGGGTGAGGCTGTAACCTATGGTTTATACAACGCTCAGGAGAGGGGAACGCTATTTATAGGTCCTGGAACTCCTGTGTATCAGGGAATGATTGTAGGGGTATGCTCGAGGGCTGAGGATATAGATGTAAATGTATGCAAGAAAAAGCATGTAACAAACATGAGAGCAGCAGGCTCAGATGAAGCACTGCGTTTAACTCCACCAGTTGAACTTTCGCTTGAACAATGCCTTGAATTTATTGCAGGTGATGAACTTGTGGAAGTAACTCCTAAAAACGTTAGAATGAGAAAAAGGATACTTGATTCTCAGCAAAGAAAAAAAGAAGCAAAAAAGAAATGAAATCAGGCTTTTGCCTGATTTTTTTATGGAAATTTTTGAGGATAAATGTTAAAATTGTTTAATAATGATGTGTGGGGGGATGTAAATGAAAAAGGAGACTAAAATTTGGGTTGCATTTATTGCTGTATGTATTATATGGGGTTCTACATATTTAGCAATTAGAATTGGTGTATCAAAAATGCCGCCATTTATGTTTGCAGGAACGAGATTTTTAGCTGCAGGAACATTAATGCTTCTGTTTGCGAAAATTAAGGGTCTTGAGTTTCCAAAAAAATTTATCGATATAAAAAATATTGCGATTGTTGGATTGTTCTTACTCTTAGGAGGGCATGGACTTGTTGTTTGGACTGAGCAGTGGGTAGCTTCGGGGATAGCATCTATATTAGTAGCCACAGTTCCTCTTTTTATGGCAATTATTGAATTTATAAAACCAAATGGGATTAAATTATCAATAAAAGGATGGACTGGTCTTTTAGTAGGTTTTTTAGGAGTAGTTTTCCTGACGCTTTCTAAATCAAGTGCAGTCATTGATATAAAAGGGACAGTGTTTCTTTTATCAGCATCACTACTTTGGGCTATGGGCTCGGTTTATCAAAAGACATTTGAAGCTACAGGCTCTACTGTAACACATATTGGGATTGAGATGGTAGCAGGTGGAATTTCTCTGCTGATACTTGGCTTATCAATTGGCGAGGCAAGTAGATTTGCTTTCTCCACAACTGGATTGGCAGCTATGCTCTATTTAATATTCTTTGGCTCGATTATAGGATATAGCAGCTATATCTATGTCCTTCAAAACTGGCCATCATCCAAGGCTGGAACATATGCATATATCAATCCAATAGTTGCAGTAATACTTGGTGCGCTGATTTTAAAAGAGCCGTTGAGCCTTAGGATGATTTTTTCAACAGTTATTATTTTATTTGGAGTTATTTTAGTTCAAACATCAAAAACTAATCAATAGAAAGGAGACATAATATGATTAAAGCAGTAATTTTCGACATGGATGGAGTGCTAATCGATAACTATGAGTATCACTGCATAGCGTGGAAGGAGTTTGCAAGAAGAAGGAATATTAACCTTTCGGATGAGGAGATAATCAAGAATTTTGGTAGAACGAACAAGGAAATTTTTGCTCAAATATTTAAGAGAGAACTAAACGAAGATGAAGTTATAACTTTAGGAGAAGAAAAGGAAAGGGTATATAGGGAGGTTTATAAGGAATATGTAAAGCCAGTAGATGGCTTGGTTGATTATCTTAAATTCTTAAAGCAAAAGGAAATAAAAACAGCAGTGGCATCATCTGCGCCAATTGAAAACATCGATTTTATTTTAGATGAATTAGACATAAGAAATTATATCGATGCAATAGCTCATGCAGGTATGATTAAAAATGGAAAGCCGGACCCTGAAATATTTTTAAAGGCTGCTGAAATTCTTGGAGTGGAACCAAGAGATTGCATTGTTTTTGAAGACAGCCTTGCAGGTATTGAAGCAGGTGTTAGGGCAGGAATGAAGGTGTTTGGAGTTGCAACAACCTATCCTAAGGAAAAGCTAACGATGGCACACGAAACTATAGATAATTTTAAAAAGGGCAATCACTGGAATATATAAGGGATGGAGGATTAGTGTGAAAAGACTTTTGCATGATGTATATAGAGCTTTAAGATTCTTTTCTTTAACTATTGCCTTTATATCGACTGCAGCTGGAATACTGCTTGCATTTAGGTTTGGATATCTATTTAAAAATGGATTTAATGCATTTGAATTAGTAATAGTAAGTTTAACATTAATTGCAGGGCTGTCAGTTCAGGCAGGCGTAAACCTTGTTAATGATTATTTTGAAGGCAAAACCGATAAAAATATAAATAATGAGAAAAAATATAGATTTTTAGGAGTTGAAAGAACGTTCACAGAAATAATAATATTTTTAGCAGGGATGGCATGCTTTGGGCTTGCAGGGCTGATAGGATTGTTTTTGGTTTTTTACTTTAGGAATATAAATTTGCTTATAATTGGAGTGATGGGTTTAATAGGTGGTTATGCGTATACAGGATACCCTATAAATTATAAGGATAAAGGCCTTGGGGCTGTTCTTTCTTTTATTTTAATGGGACCATTGATGGTGGTTGGAAGCTATGTAGTTTTTTCAAATCAAGGGATTACAGACGTTGTATTGCTTTCGCTTCCGTTCAGCTTTTTAATTCCAGCGCTTCTTTTAAGCAATGAAATAAGGGACTACGAAAGCGATGTTGTTAACAATATTAAAACCTTTAGCGTAAGGTTCGGACTTGAAACGGGAAAATTTTGCTATAAAGCTTTAGTTGTTTTATCTTACATTTTCATTCCTCTTTTGATACTACTAAATAAACTTCCTATTTTTTCTCTGTTAACTTTTATAACAATTCCATTTGCAATTAAAACTCACAAATTACAATATACAAATAAAAGAGCATTTGTTCCAAACACGGCATACCTTCACCTATATTATGGTATAATATACTTATTAAGTTTAATATAGAAGGGGTGTTAATATGGATGCAGTTGACATTTTGATAAATGAGCACGTATACATAAAAAAGGTATTAGCAGCGATAAGAAGAGACTGCGAGGAACTTGTTGAGGGGAAGTCTGTTGATGTTGAATTTTATAGAAAGGTTATTGACTTTGTTAGGAATTTTGCTGACAAGTATCATCACCAAAAGGAAGAAAATAAGCTTTTTAACATAATGGCTGAGAAGAATGAAACACTTAAATCAGGGGCTATAGCAGGGATGCTATTAGAACATGACCTTGGCAGAATGTATATAAGAAATCTTGAGGAAGCGCTAAACAATTATGAAAAGGGAGATAAAAAGCAAAAGGCTTATATAGTTGCCAACGCAATATCCTATACAATGCTGCTCGAAGGCCATATAGATAAAGAGGATAATGCTATTTACATGACTGCAAGAAGGGTTTTAGACGAAAATATTCAGGAAAGATTAAAGGAAGAATTTGAAAAAATAGAAGGCGACCAAGAAAATACTAAGATTAGAAACAAATACATAGATTTTGCAAATAGCCTGTAATGGGGGGATAATTTTGAGAAGTTTTGCAAGCGATAACAACGCAAGGGTGCATCCTAAGATAATGGAGGCAATTGTTAAAGCTAATGAAGGCGATGTTGTATCTTACGGGGACGATATATACACCGAAAGGGCTGTTAATAAGTTTAAAGAAATTTTTGGAGAAGATATAGACGTATACTTTGTTTACAACGGAACAGGGGCAAATGTATTAGGGCTTGGAACAATTACAAGACCATATAATTCAATTATTTGTTCATCCTGGGCACATATAAATACTGATGAGTGTGGAGCGCCTGAAAAGAATACAGGCTGCAAGATAATCTCCTTACCAAGTGCAGACGCAAAAATACAAGTAGAGGATATAGAAAAGCACCTTCATGCTTTAGGAGTTGAACACCATTCACAGCCTAAGGTGATTTCAATTACTCAATCAACAGAACTTGGAACTGTGTATACTGTGGATGAAATTAAGAAAATTTCTGATTTTGCCCACAGAAATAACATGCTTGTTCATATGGATGGTGCAAGAATTGCAAATGCTGCAGCTTCATTAAATAAAGGCTTAAGAGAAATTACAAGAGATGCTGGGGTTGATGTTTTGTCCTTTGGAGGAACTAAAAATGGAATGATGTTTGGGGAAGCTGTTGTGTTTTTCAACAAGGAACTTTCAAAGGATTTTAAGTTTATAAGAAAACAAAGCATGCAGCTGCACTCAAAGATGAGATATATTTCAGCACAGTTTGAAGCTTTATTAAGCGACAACCTGTGGTTTGAAAATGCAAAACATGCAAACGAAATGGCAAAATACTTAGAAAGTAAAGTAAGAGAGATAAAGGGCATTGAAATAACCCAAAAGGTTGAGGCAAACGCAGTTTTTGCAATACTCCCTAGACAAACTATAGAAAAACTTCTTAAAAAACACTTTTTCTATATTTGGAACGAGGAAACAAATGAAGTTAGGTGGATGACGTCCTTTGACACTACCAAGGAAGACATAGATTCCTTTGTGAGTGACATTCACTTGATTTCTTGACTTCTTGAATTGTTTGACAAATTTAAATTAGGGTAGGTAAACCTACTCCAGGTTATGTGAGGTCTACAAATGGATATAATTTTATTACTTCTTTTAGCTATAAATATATTTGCTCTTTTAATTATGTTTATCGATAAGAGAAGAGCAAAAAAACACAAGTTCAGAATTTCTGAAAAAACTATTTTCATTATTGCGGCAATCGGTGGAAGCATTGGAATATATTTAGGAATGTTT from Caloramator mitchellensis carries:
- the typA gene encoding translational GTPase TypA, translated to MDRFVREDIRNIAIIAHVDHGKTTLVDGMLKQSGVFRANEKVDERVMDSNDIERERGITILSKNTAVYYKETKINIVDTPGHADFGGEVERVLKMVDGVLLLVDAFEGPMPQNRFVLKKALELKLKPIVVINKIDRSDARPNEVIDDVFELFLELGADDEQLDFPIVYCSARDGIAKTELEDESISLEPLFNTIIEHVPAPQGFIDEPLQMLVTTIDSNEYVGRIAIGKIERGRIRKNQQVAVCSTDGNIRNGKIVTLYTFNGLKREEVEEANLGDIVAISGIADINIGETIADVQNPEALPFVEIDEPTISMTFSVNDSPFAGREGDYVTTRHLRDRLLKELDTNVSLRVNETDSTDAFEVSGRGELHLSILIETMRREGYEFQVSRPRVIYKEIDGVLCEPIEYLTIDVPEEFVGVVIEKLGSRKAEMVNMASAINGYSRLEFKIPARGLIGYRSEFLTDTKGNGIMNHIFYGYEPAKGDIPERSRGVLVAFETGEAVTYGLYNAQERGTLFIGPGTPVYQGMIVGVCSRAEDIDVNVCKKKHVTNMRAAGSDEALRLTPPVELSLEQCLEFIAGDELVEVTPKNVRMRKRILDSQQRKKEAKKK
- a CDS encoding EamA family transporter is translated as MKKETKIWVAFIAVCIIWGSTYLAIRIGVSKMPPFMFAGTRFLAAGTLMLLFAKIKGLEFPKKFIDIKNIAIVGLFLLLGGHGLVVWTEQWVASGIASILVATVPLFMAIIEFIKPNGIKLSIKGWTGLLVGFLGVVFLTLSKSSAVIDIKGTVFLLSASLLWAMGSVYQKTFEATGSTVTHIGIEMVAGGISLLILGLSIGEASRFAFSTTGLAAMLYLIFFGSIIGYSSYIYVLQNWPSSKAGTYAYINPIVAVILGALILKEPLSLRMIFSTVIILFGVILVQTSKTNQ
- a CDS encoding HAD family hydrolase; this encodes MIKAVIFDMDGVLIDNYEYHCIAWKEFARRRNINLSDEEIIKNFGRTNKEIFAQIFKRELNEDEVITLGEEKERVYREVYKEYVKPVDGLVDYLKFLKQKEIKTAVASSAPIENIDFILDELDIRNYIDAIAHAGMIKNGKPDPEIFLKAAEILGVEPRDCIVFEDSLAGIEAGVRAGMKVFGVATTYPKEKLTMAHETIDNFKKGNHWNI
- a CDS encoding prenyltransferase, which translates into the protein MKRLLHDVYRALRFFSLTIAFISTAAGILLAFRFGYLFKNGFNAFELVIVSLTLIAGLSVQAGVNLVNDYFEGKTDKNINNEKKYRFLGVERTFTEIIIFLAGMACFGLAGLIGLFLVFYFRNINLLIIGVMGLIGGYAYTGYPINYKDKGLGAVLSFILMGPLMVVGSYVVFSNQGITDVVLLSLPFSFLIPALLLSNEIRDYESDVVNNIKTFSVRFGLETGKFCYKALVVLSYIFIPLLILLNKLPIFSLLTFITIPFAIKTHKLQYTNKRAFVPNTAYLHLYYGIIYLLSLI
- a CDS encoding hemerythrin domain-containing protein, translating into MDAVDILINEHVYIKKVLAAIRRDCEELVEGKSVDVEFYRKVIDFVRNFADKYHHQKEENKLFNIMAEKNETLKSGAIAGMLLEHDLGRMYIRNLEEALNNYEKGDKKQKAYIVANAISYTMLLEGHIDKEDNAIYMTARRVLDENIQERLKEEFEKIEGDQENTKIRNKYIDFANSL
- a CDS encoding threonine aldolase family protein, with product MRSFASDNNARVHPKIMEAIVKANEGDVVSYGDDIYTERAVNKFKEIFGEDIDVYFVYNGTGANVLGLGTITRPYNSIICSSWAHINTDECGAPEKNTGCKIISLPSADAKIQVEDIEKHLHALGVEHHSQPKVISITQSTELGTVYTVDEIKKISDFAHRNNMLVHMDGARIANAAASLNKGLREITRDAGVDVLSFGGTKNGMMFGEAVVFFNKELSKDFKFIRKQSMQLHSKMRYISAQFEALLSDNLWFENAKHANEMAKYLESKVREIKGIEITQKVEANAVFAILPRQTIEKLLKKHFFYIWNEETNEVRWMTSFDTTKEDIDSFVSDIHLIS
- a CDS encoding DUF1294 domain-containing protein, which produces MDIILLLLLAINIFALLIMFIDKRRAKKHKFRISEKTIFIIAAIGGSIGIYLGMFLFHHKTKHLKFIIGIPIIIVLQGFLIYYLR